CTGACGCAGGATGTTCAGCGCCATGTTGTCGTCCGAGCGGATCAGCCCGGTGCCGTGGCAGGACGGGCAAGGCTGCGTCGTCGCCTCGATCATGCCGGGGCGCAGGCGCTGGCGGCTCATCTCCATCAGGCCGAAGCCCGAGATCCGGCCCACCTGAATGCGGGCGCGGTCGGTCTTGAGCTTGTCCTTGATGCGCTTCTCGACGGCGGCGTTGTTCTTGCGCTCGTCCATGTCGATGAAGTCGATGACGATCAGGCCAGCAAGGTCACGCAGACGCAACTGGCGCGCCACTTCTTCGGCGGCCTCGAGGTTGGTCTTGAGCGCGGTCTCCTCGATGGAGCCCTCTTTCGTCGCCCGGCCAGAGTTCACGTCGATGGCGACCAGCGCCTCGGTGACGCCGATGACGATGTAACCGCCCGACTTCAGCTGAACGGTCGGATTGAACATGCCCGCAAGGTACGATTCGACCTGGTAGCGCGCGAAGAGCGGCATCTGGTCGACGTAATGCTTCACGTTCTTGGCGTGGGACGGCATGATCATCTTCATGAAGTCCTTGGCCACGCGGTAGCCGCGTTCGCCCTCGACATGCACCTCGTCGATCTCGCGCGAATACAGGTCGCGGATCGAGCGTTTGATGAGGTCGCCCTCTTCGTAGATCTTCGCGGGCGCGATGCTCTTCAGGGTCAGCTCGCGGATCTGCTCCCAAAGGCGCTGCAGGTATTCGTAATCGCGCTTGATCTCGGTCTTGGTGCGCTTGGCACCGGCGGTCCGGATGATCAGGCCCGCACCCTTGGGCACGTCGATCTCGTTGGCGATGGCCTTCAGCTTCTGCCGGTCGGTGGCATTGGTGATCTTGCGGCTGATCCCGCCCCCGCGTGCGGTGTTGGGCATCAGGACGCAGTAACGACCGGCCAGCGACAGGTAGGTGGTCAGCGCGGCGCCCTTGTTGCCGCGCTCTTCCTTGACGACCTGCACCAGCATGATCTGGCGGACCTTGATGACCTCCTGGATCTTGTAGCGGCGCGCGCGCGAGGGCTTGCGCACCGGGCGGATGTCTTCCTCGGTGTCGTCGTCGGCAACGGATTCGATGCTGTCGTCACCCTCGGAGGTGTCATCGTCATCGTCGTCAGAGCCTTCGGGCTCTGCGGTGATCACATCGGCGTCGTCATCGCTGTCGGCGGCCATCGGGCGGCCTTTGGCGGCATCGTCACCGTCCTCGGCCGTGTCTTCCTCGCTGCCCTGCTCCGGCGTCTCGACCGGGGTCTCGGCGGGCGTGGGTGCGGGCACCTCGGCGGGTGCGGGCGGCTCTGTCGGGGTCTCGGTCGGGGCCGGGTTCTCGGGCGCCTCGGAGGGCGCGGGATCCTCGGTCGGGGTCTCGCCGGGCACATCCGCGCCGCCAGCGGCCACGGGGGCCTCGGTCACATGATCGGGCAGCGCCTGCTCTGCGGGCGTGGCTTCGGCCACACCGGCCTCGGGCTGGCCCATGGGTTCGGCGACCGGGGTCTCGGCCACGGTCTCCATCGGGGACAGGCCCTCGCCGGGTTCGCCGGCGTCGCCGTCCTCGCCCAGGTCGATCGTCTCCATGCCGCTGATCTCGCGCGGGGCCTTGGCCTCGGCGGTCTCGGTCGTCTCGACCTTGTCGGACTTCTTCGGCGTCTTCTTGCGGGACCGCGAGCGCGACCGCTTGGGCTTTTCCTCTTCTTCCTCGGCGGCGGCGGCAAGCGCGGCCTCCTCCTCCATCAGGGCCTTCCGGTCCGCGACGGGGATCTGGTAGTAATCCGGGTGAATTTCCGAGAAGGCGAGGAAGCCGTGGCGGTTGCCGCCATAGTCCACGAAGGCCGCCTGAAGCGAGGGTTCGACCCGCGTTACCTTTGCAAGGTAGATGTTGCCGGCGAGCTGCCGCTTGTTCTCGGACTCAAAGTCGAATTCCTCGACCTTGTTGCCGTCCACCACCACGACGCGGGTTTCCTCCGCGTGGGTGGCGTCGATGAGCATTTTCTTTGCCATGGGTTCCGTATGCACAGCCGGACGAGCCCCGTCCCGGGGGTCGCGGCGCGTGGGGACTGTGTCTTGTCAGGGCGAGAGGTTGCGCGCCGTCACGAGGGGCGCAGACGCTCCTGTCCTCGTGCCTCATGTCTGTCGCGCGCTTCATCGCGGTTCTTCTCCGACGCTATACCGCGACATGGTCCATGCCTCGGCTGCGCCCGTTCATGAAACCCGTCGCAAGAAGCGGTCCGGGTTCGGTTCATTGGCCTTGCGGCCGGATCGGCCTGCCAGAAAGCGGATTGGTCCGGGCTTTGAGGCAGCGAAACTGGTCGGCGCTGTCGTGAAGACAGCCAGCCTGAACGCCAACATAACGTCTGAGGCACCGAGAACACAATGCTGAAATTGCGCTTTGTCCCCAGCCCCCGGCATGGATGACAAAAAAGAAGGGCGCCGCAGATCGCGGCGCCCTGTCACGTTTGGTGGTGGTCCGTCCTAGCCGATCCAGCCGGTTGCCTGCGCGAAGACCACGAAGCCCACGGCGATGGCGACCCAAACGGCGAAGAGCGGCAGGAAGAAGCGGATCCACCGATCCCAGCCGACCCCGCCAAGCGCCAGCGTCGCCATGAAGTACCCCGACGTCGGGTAGAAGATGTTCGAGAGGCCGTCGCCAAGCTGGTAGGACAGAACCGCGTTCTGGCGGGTCACGCCGATGATGTCCGACAGCGGCGCCATGATCGGCATGGTCACCAGTGCCTGACCCGAGCCCGACGGGATCACGAAGTTGAAACCGAGCTGCGCGAGGAACATGCCCACCGCCGACAGCGTGTCGGGGAAAGAGCCGACGAGGTCGCCGAGCCCCAGCACAAGCGTGTCCATCACCTGCCCCTGCTCCAGCATCACGGCCACGGCACGCGCCAGTCCGACGATGATCGCGCCCACCAGCACGTCGCGGAATCCCTCGTTGAAGGCCTCGCAGATCTTCGTGGTGGAGAGCCCTGCTACCAGCCCGACCGTGATCCCCATGAGCACGAAGAGCCCCGCCATCTCCATCATGAACCAGCCGCGCGACAGCACACCCCAGATCATGACGCCGAAGAAGGCGAGCGCCACCAGACCGGCGCGGAACTGCCGCGGGGTGAACTGCAACGCCTCGCCGACCTCTGCGGTCTGGTACAGGCGGCGCTTTTCCTCTTCGCGCGCGGTGCCCGCCATCAGACTTGCCTCGGGATTGGCACGGACCTTGCTGGCGTAGCGGGTGACATGGATTACCGCAGCACCCAGCAAGGCCACGAAGAGCGCGGCCCGCAGACCGGCGCCAGAATAAAGCGGCACCTCGGCGATGGACTGACCAAGGCCGGTGTTGATCGGGTTGAGAACGCCCGAAGTGAAGCCCGCCGTCGTCGCCAGTAGCGCCACGGCCACCGCCGTCACGCTGTCGAACCGCAGGGCGATCATCAGCGGCAGGATCACCGGCACGTAGACCAGCGCGAGTTCCTGCGTGCCGATCAGCGTCGCCACCACGGCAAAAGTCACCATCAGCACCGGCAGGATCAGGATCGAGCGCGACGCGAAGCGCCGCGTCAGCTTGTCGACGGCGACGTCGATCACGCCGGTATGCCGGATCACCATGAACATGCCGCCGATGATGAAGGTGAAGAACACCACGACCGAAGCATCGGCGAGCCCGCGCGGCACCGCCATCATGAAGTCCTCCAGCCCGACCGGGGTCGCGGCCACCTGCCGGTAGCTCTCGGGGTCAATGGCGCTGCGCCCGTTAGGCAGGGTCACGCGGTCGAAGACGCCAGCGGGGATGAAATGCGTCGCCAGCGCCGCGAGCGCGGTGAAGACGAAAAGAATGACGTAGATATGCGGCATCCGCATGCCCTCGGATCCGGCGTTTTCCTCCTCCGGATCCAGTGCTCTCTGTGTCTCGCTTGTCATATCGGCCTCCCTACCGGTTCGACACGCCTGCCGGGGCAACCCGGTCTTGCGTGCCATCGCATCTAAGCTATCTTGTAAAATGTTAGATGGAATTCCATCTGGCAGACAATGCGGAATGCCAATCAAGACCTTTCGTGGTATTTTGATAATCCCGTGGTAACGTCAAGCGGTTCAGAAGAGTGAGACAGGCATGGACGATATGCAAAAACCGCTTTCGGATCAGGCGTTTGACGCGCTTCTTTCGGCGCTTCGCGGCGGTGTGCTGGAGGCCGGGGCGTTCTTTTCCATGCCAGAGCTGTCGCGCAGGCTGGACTTCCCCATCGCCGCGATCCGCGAGGCGACGAAGCTGGCAGAGGCCCGCGCCCTGCTCAGCATCCGGCCCAAACGGGGAATCACAGTGATGGATGCGGGTCCCCGGACCACACGGACCTGCATGGACATGCGCGCGGTGCTGGAGCGCGAAGGCGCGCGGCGGATCCTGTCTTCCGAGGCGCCCTTTCCGACGGAGCAACTGCGCCAGACGCACGAGGACCTGCTGGCACGCGCGCGGGCGGGCGATCCGACGGCCACCGGCACGATCGCCATCGGCGTCGACCTCAGCCTGCACAACGCGCTCTCAGAGGGGCTGGACAACCCCTACCTGCGCGAAGCCTACCAGCAGAACCGCGACCGGATCGCGGTGATCCAGCAGACCCGACCGTTTCTGCAAGACCGGATCACCTCGGCGATGGAAGAGCATCTGAAGATCATCGCCGCCATGGAAGCGCGCGATCTGCACCGGGTCGAGGAAACCATCGACACGCATCTGGTGCAGACCCTGCGCTGGTGGGGTATGTAGACCGCCCGTCCGGGCCTGGCCCGTGGTGTTCAGCCGCCGGGCCAATCCCACCGTAAAAGCCCGCGATCTGCGCAGGGTCGAGGAAACCATCGACACGCATCTGGCGCAGGCTCTGTGCTGGCCGGGGGCCAAAGCCCCCGCCCCGAACCTAGCCGAGGGCGTTCAGCCGCTTGATCAACGAAGAGGTATCCCAGCGCCCGCCGCCCAGCTTCTGCACGTCCTTGTAGAACTGATCCACCAGGGCGGTGACGGGCAGCGAGGCGCCGACCTCGTCCGCCGTGTTCAAGCAGATGTTCAGGTCCTTGCGCATCCAGTCGACGGCGAATCCGTGGTCGAACTTGTCGTCCAGCATGGTTTCGAAGCGGTTGACCATCTGCCACGATCCCGCGGCGCCGCCGCCGATGACCTCGACCACCGCGCGCCCGTCGAGGCCCGCCTTCTGCGCGAAATGCAGCCCCTCGGACAGGCCCTGTACCAGCCCGGCGATGCAGATCTGGTTGACCATCTTGCACAATTGTCCGGCACCGCTTTCGCCAAGACGGTTGCACAGCTTGGCATAGCTGTCGATCAGCGGTTTGGCGGCATCGAAGGCCGCCTGATCGCCGCCACACATCACGACAAGTTGACCGTTCTCGGCCCCCGCCTGCCCGCCAGAGACGGGCGCGTCCACGAAGGCAATCCCCGCCTCCTGCGCCTGCTGGAAAAGCTCGGCGGTGACCCTGGCAGAAACGGTGGTGTGATCGACGAAGGTGCTGCCCTTCGCCATGCCTGCAAAGGCGCCGTCCGCTCCGGTGCAGACCGACCGCAGATCGTCGTCGTTGCCCACGCAGGCCATGACGAACTCTGCCCCGCTGGCGGCCTCGTGCGGGGTCGCGGCGCTGGCACCGCCATGCTCTGCGACCCATGTGTCGGCCTTGGCGGCGGTTCGGTTGTAGACCGTCACCTCGTGACCCGCCTTGGCGAGATAGCCCGCCATCGGGTAGCCCATCACACCCAGTCCCAGAAATGCAACCTTTGCCATCGTTCGTGTCCTTTCATCCTGCGCGGTTCATCCTGCGCGGCTGGCCGCGCGGCCCGCCCGGCGCGCCTCTTGGCAAGCCCCGGCAGGCGCGTTAATCCCGTCTCTGCCCCACCTACCCCAATACAAGGCGCGTGCAAATGGCGGTTCTGTTCCGATGGCTTCTGCGGTTGGCCACCGCCTCGGTGGTCCTGATCGTCTTCGGTATCGGCATCGTGTACTATCTCGCCTCCCGCTCCTTGCCCGACTACGACAAGACGCTGAGTGTCTCGGGTGCCGCCGCCGCAGTCGAGATCGTGCGCGACAATTCCGGCGTGCCGCACATCCTTGCAGAAAACGACGCGGATGCCTTCTTTGGCCTGGGTTACGCCCATGCGCAGGACCGCCTGTGGCAGATGATTGTGCTGCGCCGCACAGCGCAGGGCCGCCTGTCCGAGATCTTCGGCGAACGCACGGTGCGCACCGACACGCTGCTGCGGCGGCTCGATCTCTACGCGCTGGCGCGGCAGTCGGTGCAGGCGCAGGACGCACGTACGGCTGAGGCGCTGCGTGCCTATGCGGCGGGGGTCAACGCGCGGATCACCGAGATCAACACTGAAAGCCTCGGGCGCGGGGCGCCGGAACTGTTCCTCTTCGACGCGCCCATGGCGCCGTGGCAACCCGCCGATTCCATCGCCCTGATCAAGCTTATGGCGCTGCAACTCTCGGCACATATGTCCGAAGAGGTGCTGCGCGCCCGCACCTCGTGGCTTCTGGACGACCCGGACCGGCTGGCCGACATCCTGCCCGACATGCCCGGGCCGGGCGTCGCCGCCCTGCCCTCCTACGCCAGCCTGCTGCCGGCGCCGCTGCAACGCCACGCGGCGCTGCCCGGCAAGGAGATGCCGCGCTTCCTCGCCGCTGTGCCCCGGCGCGGTCTGGCCGGGGCCTCGAACGTCTGGGCGGCGGATGCCTCACGCTCGGCGGGGGGCGGAACGCTGATGGCCAACGACCCGCACCTTGGCTTCACCGCGCCGTCGATCTGGTATCTGGCGCGGCTGCAACTGCAATCCGGCGGCGTCATCGGCGGGTCCATTCCCGGCATCCCCGCGATCATGGTGGGGCGGTCGGAAAACCTCGCATGGGGCATCACCTCGGCCTACATGGACGATCAGGACCTGCATTTCGAAGAGGTCAACCCCGAGAACCCCGAAGAGGTGCGCACCCCCGATGGCTACGTCCCCTTCCGGACCCGCAAGTCGATCATCGAGATCAAGGATGCGGCCCCGATCACCATTACCCTGCGCTGGACGGAAAACGGCCCGGTGCTGCCCGGCTCGCAGTTCAACCTGGAAGACGTGACGCCCGAGGGCCATGTCATGTCGCTGTCCTGGACGGCGCTGTCGGGCGAGGACACCTCGGCTTCGGCAGCGGTGGGGCTGATGATGGCACAGTCCGTGGAGGAGGCGATCGAGGTCTCGCGGCTCTACGTGGCGCCCGCACAGAACCTGACGCTGATCGACGGCGAGATGGTTGCGATGAAGATGGTCGGCACCATGCCGCGCCGCGATCCCGCGCACCAGAGCCGGGGGCGCCTGCCCTCGCCCGGCTGGCTGGAGCAGAACCGCTGGCAGGGGGTCATGCCCTACTCGGCCAACCCCGAGTTCCTCGCCCCCGAGGGCGGCATCGTCGGCAATACCAACAACAAGGTCATCGACCGGCCCTTCCCCAACCACGTCAGCTTTGACTGGGGCGACAGCCAGCGGGTGCAGCGCTGGCAGGGGCTGATGCAGGGCCGCAAGGTGCATACCCGCGACAGCTTCATCGAGGCGCAGCTGGACACCGTGTCGCCCGCCGCCCGCACCCTGCTGCCGCTGATCGGGCGCGACCTGTGGTTCACCGGCGAGGCCGCCGAAGAGGGCACGCCCGAGCGCCGCCGCCAGCGCGCGCTGGACCTGCTGGCCGACTGGAACGGCGAGATGTCCGAACACCTGCCCGAACCGCTGATCTACGCGGCCTGGCTGCGCGCCCTGCAGGACCGGCTGATCCGCGACGAGCTGGGGCCGCTGGCCGAGGACTTCGACCATGTCGAGCCGCTGTTCATCGAGCGGGTCTTTCGCAACGTGAACGGCGCCGGGGTCTGGTGCGACGTGATCCGCTCTGCCGAGGTCGAGACCTGCTCGGACATCGCGCGGCTGGCGCTGGACGACGCACTGCTGTGGATCGCCGAACACCACGGGTCGGCGCTGGAAAGCCTGCGCTGGGGTGATGCCCATGCCGCCGTGCACGAACACCCGGTGCTGGGCGAGGTGCCGCTGCTGCGCTACTTCGTGAACATCCGCCAAAGCACCTCGGGCGGCGATCACACGCTGATGCGCGGGCGCACCTCGGGGAAAGACCCGGCGCCCTTCCAGAACGTCCACGGCGCGGGCTATCGCGGCGTCTATGACTTCGCCGATCCGGACTCTTCGGTCTTCATCAATGCCACCGGGCAATCGGGCCACCCGCTGTCGCGGCACTACGACGACCTCGGGCAGTTGTGGCGGCGCGGCGAGTACATCCCCATGTCGCTGGACATCGACCTCGCGCGCGCCGCCTCGGTCGGCATCACGCGACTCGTCCCGAAGTGAGGCGGCAAGGGCCTTGGTGAGCCACCTGCCCACGCATCTCGATGCGGAAAAGGCCCTTGCCGTGGCGCTTGCGGCGCTGGGGGCGCTCTGGCCCCGGCGGGCGGTAACACTGACGCCGCTCAAACCCCTGACCAAACCCCTGCGTGCGACGGTCTTCCGCGTGGCGGGCGGGCCGCGGCCCGCTGTGGCCAAGGTCTGGGGGCCGGGCAACGCGGCGCGGGCGGCGGCGCAGGCGGCGCGGCAGGCCGAGGTCGCCGCCGCGATGGCCTGCGGTCCCTGCCGGGTGCCCGGGGTGCTGGGCTTCGACGCGGCGCGCAACACGCTGATCATGACCGACCCGGGCGGCGAGAGCCTGCGGACGCTAGGCGAGCGGGGCGCGGCGGTTGCGGCGCAGGCGGGCGGCTGGCTGGCGGCCTTCCACGATCTCAGCCTGCGCGCGCATCCCTTCCGGCCCGCTGGCCATCTGGCATGGGCCGCGGACCTGAAGGACGCGGTCCGCTCGGGCACCCGCATCCTGCCCGAGCCCGAGGATTTCGCCGCGCGGATCGATGCGCTGACCCCGCTGGCAAGGGCGGCACGCGGCTCCCCCGCCTGCCGCGCGGTGACCCATCGGGACATGACCCTTGCGAATCTCGTGACCGGTGGAGGCGCCATCTGGGGCATCGACTTCGAGAACGCCCGACAGGACGAGCCCCTGCGCGACCTCTTCACGCTGGCGCTGGACCTCTGCATCCTGGCGCCGGGCGCGACTGGGCGGGAAACGGCGCTGGCGGCCCTGCGGCAGGGCTATCGCCGGGAGATCGCGACACCGGAGGCCCGACTGTTCCTGCAACAGGCCTTCGCGCTCGGGGTCTGGGCCAACACACCCGTCATGCCCTCGCGCCGACAGGCGGCGCGGCTGGAGGCGGCGCAGTGGATGCTGGGCTTCGGCGAACCGGTGATCTGAAAGGCCTGCGAAACGCCCGGCCAGGAAGTCCTGCGCGGAACGGCGGCGGTCAGCACATCGAAGCCAATCGCAGGTCCGCGACGAGCAGAGGATCGGAAAGACCTCGGGCCGCCCGGCAAGGATAGCCTGCGCGGGGACGGTAACGGTCAGCGCATCGAGACCAAACAAAGGGCTGCGGGATCATGGCCGGGGCTGCGGGCCAAGGCAAACCGGCACAACCGACGTAAAACGGGCCGCAGCCACATCCCGGCAGCCGGACCATGCCCGCTCCCCGGAGCGCTGCCTGCCCTACTCCATCGAGTCGAAGCGGGCGCGGTCGGCAGCAGACCAGTTCACGGTCAGCACATAGCCGTCCTCGTCCTGCGTCTCGGCTTCGACCAACCCCTTCTCGAACAGCCACGCCCGGCGGCGGCCTGCATCGAAGCCCAGCCGCAGCCTGTCCTGCCGGGTCTCTTCCCCCAGCGCGGAAGTCACCGCCTCCAGAAAGCCGTCCAGTCCCGCCCCTGTCAGGGCAGAGACCGCAAAGACCGCCTCATCGCGCTCGGCCCGCAGGGCCACCGCCTCGGCAGCCTCCGGGTCCAGCCGGTCGAGCTTGTTCCAAAGCTCCAGTCGCGGGGTTTCCTCGTCGAGGCCCAGTTCGGAAAGGATCGCGTTCACATCCTCGGCCTGCGCCTCGGATTCGGGGTGCGAGATGTCGCGCACATGCACGATGACATCCGCCGCCAGCACCTCTTCAAGCGTGGCGCGGAAGGCGGCGACCAGCTGCGTCGGCAGGTCCGAGATGAAGCCCACGGTGTCCGACAGGATCACGTCGGCGCCGGTCGGCAGGCGCACGGCGCGCATGGTCGGGTCGAGCGTGGCGAAGAGCATGTCCTTCGCCATGACCTCGGCGCCCGTCAGGCGGTTGAACAGCGTGGACTTCCCGGCGTTGGTATAGCCCACCAGCGCGACGATCGGATAGGGCACCTTGGCGCGCGCCTTGCGGTGCAACTCGCGCGTCCGGACGACCTTGTCCAGCTGGCGGCGCAGGCGCACCATCTGCTCGTCGATGGCGCGGCGGTCGGCCTCGATCTGGGTCTCGCCGGGGCCGCCGACGAAGCCAAGCCCGCCGCGCTGCCGTTCCAGGTGGGTCCAGGCCCGAACCAGTCGCGTGCGCTGATAGGACAGCGCCGCCATCTCGACCTGCAACACACCCTCGCGGGTGGCAGCGCGATCCGAGAAGATCTCGAGGATCAGCCCGGTGCGGTCCAGAAGCTTGACCTTCCACTCTTTTTCAAGATTGCGCTGCTGCACCGGAGAGACGGGACCGTCCACCAGCACAAGCTCGACCTCGGCATCGTGGAAGCGGTCTTTCAGCTCGGCGATCTTGCCGGTACCGAACAGCGCCCCGGCATGGGGGCGCGGCAGGGGCACGACCTCGGAACCGGCCACCTCAAGCCCCGGCAGGGCATGCGCCAGCGACACGGCCTCTTCCAGGGCCATGCGCGCGTCCCGGCGGTTCGGGTCGCTCTTGATATCGGGATGCACGACCCATGCCCGGGTCACATGCGGAGCGTGTTCCTTCACGCGTCCCCTTCGCCGTCATACAGGTTGATCGGCTGGCTTGGCATGATGGTCGAGATCGCGTGCTTATAGACAAGCTGGGACTGTCCGTCCCGGCGAAGCAGCACGCAGAAATTGTCGAACCAGGTGATCACGCCCTGCAGCTTCACCCCGTTGATGAGAAAGACCGTTACCGGAACCTTCGTCTTGCGGACGTGATTAAGAAACGCGTCCTGAAGGTTCTGTCTGTCAGAAGCCATTGACTTGCCTTTGTTCTTGCCTTGCGCCCCGCTCGGGGGCCCCCTCGTCGGACAGAGTATGTCGCGCCCGGCGGGGAGTTTCCAGCCGAAAAGCGAAATCGCGCGTCAACTTGCGACCCGCTGAGCACGACGCGCTCATTCCCGCCAGCTTTCCGGGGTCAGCATGACGATGAAGGCCAGAAGTTCCAGCCGCCCCAGCACCATGGCAAGGCACATGATCAGCTTGGTGTCCCAGAGCCACGCGCTCATGTTGATCGGTTCGGCGGCGGCGTATTGCGCAAGCGGCCCGGTGTTGGACAGTGCCACGACAGCGACCACCGTCGCCTCTTCGAAAGTCAGCCCGTAGCTCCCGAAGATCAGGGTCAGGACGGCGATCATGATGGCAAACAGCATGAACACAACCCATGCGATGAAGGCGCCCTCGCGCCGGGTGCGGCGCCCCATCAGCCCCGCACGCCCCACCGACGAGGGGTGAATCAGCCGCTCCATCTCGCGCAGGCCGTTGGCGTAAAGGGTGTAGACCCGCAGCAGCTTGACGCCGCCCGCCGTGGTCGCCACCCCGCCGCCGATGACCGCAAGACCCATCAGGATGATCCCCGGCGTCGGCAGCCCCGACCAGGCCCGCGCGGTGTCCCAGTCGCCCGACAGGAATCCGGTGGTCGACAGGAAGGACATCGCGGTGAACAGCGCGCCCCACAGCGCCCGCACGCCAGTGACCCAGTCCTGTTCCTGCCCGACGTCGAAGGCCCCGGCCCAGTGCCGGACAAAGAGCGCGGCGGGCACGGCGGCGACCAGCAGGATGCCCATGCGGAATTCCGGGTCGTACCAAAGGCTCTGTCCGTTGCGCGTGTCAGAGGAAAACGTCAGCCGCGACAGGGCGAACAGGAGGAAACAGAACAGGATCATCTCTCCGGCCAGACCGCTGGGCGCGGCGCCCAGCGAGGCCAGCGGCGTGATGCCCGAGGTGGATAGCACCGCCATGGCATGGCAGAGCGCCACCAGCGGCGGGTCACCCGCGACCAGCAACATCACCGCCAGCCCCAGCGTGAGCCCCGCGTAGATCGGCACCAGCACCTCTGTCGCACGCCAGACCCGTTGGCCGGGCGTGCCGGTGCCGCTGCGGGCAGAGCCGTCCAGGATGGTCTGCCCCGGCTCTCCGCTGGCGGTCACCTCGAAGCCCCCCAGCGCCAGCGGTGCAAGGATGGCCGAGGCGGCGATCCACATCAGCAGGCCGCCCATCCAGCCGACCTGCGCGCGCCACAGGTGTTCCGGCCCCGACAGCCGCGCCGCATCGAAGATCGTGGCGCCGGTGGTGGTCATGCTAGAGACCATCTCGAAATAGGCGCTGACGTAGGTGGTGTTGCGCACCGCCTCGTGGAAGGGAATCGCCATGAGCGCGGGCAGGATCAGGAAGCTGGCCGCCAGTTGCAGCAACAGCCGCAGGGCCGATCGGTTGTGGTCCCGGTTCCCCAGCGCCAGCCCCATCAGGGCCGTCAGCGTCAGTCCAAGGATCGTGCCGTAGAAGAAGCTACGCGCGTCGTGGAATTCCTCGATGGCCAGCGCATACCCCGCCGGCACCAGCATCGACAGGAAGGCCAGCCCCATGATGGACAGGCCGAAGGGCAGACGCGAGAGGATGCGCAGCATCAGAAGAAGTCGATCGAGACCTGCAACAGGCGCTCGACCTCCGGCACGTCCTTGGATAGGGCGAAGATCACGATCTTGTCCCCCTCCTCGATCCTCAGGGCGCCGGTGGGTTTCAGCATCTCGTCGCCGCGCCCCACCGCGCCCACCAGCACGCCTTCGGGAAAGTCGATCTCGCGGATCAGCGAGCCCGAGATCGGCGAGGTCGACATGACCTCTGCCTCGATCACCTCGGCCTCGGCGTCACCGATGGAATAGACCGCGCTGACGCGACCATGGCGGATGTGGCGCAGGATCGAACTGACGGTGGTGGCGCGCGGGTTGA
This region of Ponticoccus alexandrii genomic DNA includes:
- a CDS encoding Rne/Rng family ribonuclease, with amino-acid sequence MAKKMLIDATHAEETRVVVVDGNKVEEFDFESENKRQLAGNIYLAKVTRVEPSLQAAFVDYGGNRHGFLAFSEIHPDYYQIPVADRKALMEEEAALAAAAEEEEEKPKRSRSRSRKKTPKKSDKVETTETAEAKAPREISGMETIDLGEDGDAGEPGEGLSPMETVAETPVAEPMGQPEAGVAEATPAEQALPDHVTEAPVAAGGADVPGETPTEDPAPSEAPENPAPTETPTEPPAPAEVPAPTPAETPVETPEQGSEEDTAEDGDDAAKGRPMAADSDDDADVITAEPEGSDDDDDDTSEGDDSIESVADDDTEEDIRPVRKPSRARRYKIQEVIKVRQIMLVQVVKEERGNKGAALTTYLSLAGRYCVLMPNTARGGGISRKITNATDRQKLKAIANEIDVPKGAGLIIRTAGAKRTKTEIKRDYEYLQRLWEQIRELTLKSIAPAKIYEEGDLIKRSIRDLYSREIDEVHVEGERGYRVAKDFMKMIMPSHAKNVKHYVDQMPLFARYQVESYLAGMFNPTVQLKSGGYIVIGVTEALVAIDVNSGRATKEGSIEETALKTNLEAAEEVARQLRLRDLAGLIVIDFIDMDERKNNAAVEKRIKDKLKTDRARIQVGRISGFGLMEMSRQRLRPGMIEATTQPCPSCHGTGLIRSDDNMALNILRQVEEEGTRGRSREVLLKCPVGIANYLMNQKREHVAQIESRYGMSVRIEGDVHLISPDFTLEKFKTATRVVPEAAPVVSVDTSIMDEIDEAAEAAEAEELEAAEQAEAEATEVRAPSSDEDGEEDGKPKKRRRRRRRKSKSRDNGEGQDGAEPSEKPEGDTAKDGSVERSDDDQPAQSAATEAPATPAEPVAAEASDGAVAETETAEAAPEAEVSEPVKEKPKRTRSRTRKPKVVTEEPAAPAAEASDDAASAEAAPEAVAETAPVATDAGQTVEAVTPSEVPASEAQAEAAEAPQEEPKRRRTRAKASDVIAAVVGAPAEPDAPAETEEVPAAEAPEETQPEAAPEPAKAEDAPAAEAPETAEPTGEDDKPKRRGWWSLGR
- a CDS encoding YfcC family protein: MTSETQRALDPEEENAGSEGMRMPHIYVILFVFTALAALATHFIPAGVFDRVTLPNGRSAIDPESYRQVAATPVGLEDFMMAVPRGLADASVVVFFTFIIGGMFMVIRHTGVIDVAVDKLTRRFASRSILILPVLMVTFAVVATLIGTQELALVYVPVILPLMIALRFDSVTAVAVALLATTAGFTSGVLNPINTGLGQSIAEVPLYSGAGLRAALFVALLGAAVIHVTRYASKVRANPEASLMAGTAREEEKRRLYQTAEVGEALQFTPRQFRAGLVALAFFGVMIWGVLSRGWFMMEMAGLFVLMGITVGLVAGLSTTKICEAFNEGFRDVLVGAIIVGLARAVAVMLEQGQVMDTLVLGLGDLVGSFPDTLSAVGMFLAQLGFNFVIPSGSGQALVTMPIMAPLSDIIGVTRQNAVLSYQLGDGLSNIFYPTSGYFMATLALGGVGWDRWIRFFLPLFAVWVAIAVGFVVFAQATGWIG
- a CDS encoding GntR family transcriptional regulator: MDDMQKPLSDQAFDALLSALRGGVLEAGAFFSMPELSRRLDFPIAAIREATKLAEARALLSIRPKRGITVMDAGPRTTRTCMDMRAVLEREGARRILSSEAPFPTEQLRQTHEDLLARARAGDPTATGTIAIGVDLSLHNALSEGLDNPYLREAYQQNRDRIAVIQQTRPFLQDRITSAMEEHLKIIAAMEARDLHRVEETIDTHLVQTLRWWGM
- a CDS encoding NAD(P)-dependent oxidoreductase codes for the protein MAKVAFLGLGVMGYPMAGYLAKAGHEVTVYNRTAAKADTWVAEHGGASAATPHEAASGAEFVMACVGNDDDLRSVCTGADGAFAGMAKGSTFVDHTTVSARVTAELFQQAQEAGIAFVDAPVSGGQAGAENGQLVVMCGGDQAAFDAAKPLIDSYAKLCNRLGESGAGQLCKMVNQICIAGLVQGLSEGLHFAQKAGLDGRAVVEVIGGGAAGSWQMVNRFETMLDDKFDHGFAVDWMRKDLNICLNTADEVGASLPVTALVDQFYKDVQKLGGGRWDTSSLIKRLNALG